Below is a genomic region from Rhodospirillum centenum SW.
TCTGCCGAAAGGGGAAGCAACCGGCGTGCCAACCGCCATCGGCCCCGCTGCCCGCGCCCCCTTGCCCGGCGGCGGGCTTCCGGCCATGTTAGCCGGCGACAGGGCGGGCCGGTCCCGCCCGACGAGAATGTGCCGTGTACCGGCCGGTCACCGCCGGGCCCCTTGCAGTCGGCCCGGCCATCCTTGGGAGGACGCCTGCAACCATGATCCCGTACAACGCACCGATCCAGGACATCCGCTTCACCCTGAACCATGTGGTGGACCTGCCCGCCGTTGCCGCCCTGCCGGGCTACGAGGCGGCCTCGCCCGACCTGGTGGACGCGGTGCTGGAGGAGGCCGGGAAGCTGGCCCGCGACGTGCTGGCGCCGATCAACTGGCAGGGCGACCAGGAAGGGGCCGTGCTGGACAACGGCGTCGTCCGCACCCCGACCGGGTTCAAGGAGGCGTACAGGGCCTATGCCGAGGGCGGCTGGAACAGCGTGCCCTTCGATCCGGAGCATGGCGGCCAGGGCCTGCCCTGGACGCTGGCCATGCCGATCCAGGAGATGTGGAACGCCGCCAACATGAGCTTCGCCCTCTGCCCCATGCTGAACCAGGGGGCGGTGGAGCTGCTGACCGAACACGGCAGCGAGGAGCAGAAACGGCTCTATCTGGAGAAGATGATCTCCGGCGAGTGGACCGGCACCATGAACCTGACCGAGCCGCAGGCCGGGTCGGACGTGGGCGCCGTGCGCAGCCGGGCCGTGCCGGCCGGTGACGGGACCTACCGCATCACCGGGCAGAAGATCTTCATCACCTACGGCGAGCACGATTTCACGTCGAACATCATCCACATGGTGCTGGCGCGCACGCCGGACGCGCCGCCGGGCGTGAAGGGCATCAGCCTGTTCATCGTGCCGAAGTTCCTGGTGAACCCCGACGGATCGCCGGGCGCGCGCAACGACCTGCGCTGCGCCGGGCTGGAGCACAAGCTGGGCATCCACGCCTCCCCCACCGCGGTGATGGCGTTCGGTGACAACGGCGGCGCCACGGGCTTCCTGATCGGGGAGGAGAACCGCGGCATCGAGTACATGTTCACGATGATGAACAACGCCCGCCTGGGCGTGGGCGTGCAGGGCGTCGGCATCGCCGAGCGCGCCTACCAGCAGGCCCGCGACTACGCGAAAACGCGCGTGCAGTCGCGCGCGCTGACCGGCCGCGATCCGGGCCCGGTCGCCATCATCAACCACCCCGACGTGCGCCGCATGCTGCTGACCGCCAAGTCGCAGATCGAGGCGGCACGGGCGCTCTCCTACCTCACCGCGTCGGCCTTCGACCGGGCCAAGCGCCACCCCGACGCCGAGGAACGGCGCCGGGCCAAGGCGCTGAACGACCTGCTGACCCCGATCACCAAGGCGTGGTGCACCGACCTGGGCGTGGAATCCGCCTCGCTGGGCGTGCAGGTCCATGGCGGCATGGGCTTCATCGAAGAGACGGGCGCCGCGCAGCACCTGCGCGATGCCCGCATCGCCCCGATCTACGAGGGCACGAACGGCATCCAGGCGAACGATCTGGTCTTCCGCAAGGTGGCGCGCGACGGCGGCGAGACCGCCCTGCGCCTGCTGGCGGAGATCAGGGACACGGCCGCCGCCGCCAAGGACCGGCCGGGCGACGACATGGCGGTGATCGGCGGCAATCTGGCGGACGCCGCGGCCGCGCTGGAGCAGGCGACCTCCTGGGTGGTGGAGACGGCGAAGAGCGATCCCGCCGCGGTGGCCGCGGGGGCCGTGCCCTATCTGAGGATGTCCGGCATCGTCATCGGCGGCTGGCTGTCGGCCAAGGCGGCGATCGCGGCGCAGGCCCTGATGGCGGCGCCGGGCGAGGACCGGCGTTTCCTGGACGGCAAGCTGATCACCACCCGTTTCTATGCCGACCAGATCCTGCCGCAGGTCCACGGCCTGCTGAAGCCGATCGTCGAGGGCCACCGGGCCGTCATGGCGCTGGACGCCGAGCAGTTCTGAGACCGGAACACCGGGTCCCGCCGATGCGCGGGACCCGGAGCCCCGCCGCGACACGGAGCCCTGCACCGGACCGCGCCGGGGTTGCGTTTACCAATGCTTGAGGCATCATCGGCGGCCCCGCCTGGGGTCAACGCCTGTGACCGGACGCACGTCCGCCCTCCTTCTCCTCTTCTGCCTGCTGCTGCCCGGACCCGTCCGGGCCTCACCGCCCCCGCCCGAGCCGACGGGACGGCCGGACGCCGTGCTGCCGACGGACGCCAGCGGCTGGCTGGCGCTTGAGACGGGGCGCGAGGGGGCGACCGTGAGCGCGGGGATACGCCCCCTGCCCGGGCTGCTTCTCGGTCTGCGGCAGTCGCCCGACGGGGAGGCCGGAACCGACATCACCTGGCAAGTCCTGCCGGCCGGACACACGACGCCCTCGCTCCTGGCCGGGGTCCGCGGGCTGGGTGGCGACGACACGGACCGCGCCGGTTTCCTGGCGACGGGACACGGGATCGGTCCGCTGGACCTGACCCTCGGCGCCGCCTGGACGGACAGCGCCGTCCGGCCCTACGGCACCCTGCGCTGGGCTCCGGCGACGGGCGACCTCGCCCTGTCGGCCGAGGCGGGGCGGGTCGGTCGGCTGCGGCGGCCCCGCCTCGCGGCGCAGTGGCAGGCGCTGCCCTGGCTGACGCTGGGCGCCGGCATGGAAGCCGGAAGCGGCCCGTTCCTGACCCTGCGCCTCACGGCCACGGATGCGACCCTGCCCCGCCCGCCGGCCCGGGCGGCACGCCTCGCGGTCACGGCCCCTGGCCGGGCCGTGATGGATGTCCCGGAGGAGGCGGAGACGGCCGCGGTGGCGGGCCATGCGGCACGGATCGCGGGCGCCGATGCGACCGGCCGGGTGCGCGTGGACCTGACCGCCGGCGGCCTGCCCGGTGCCCGGCTGGATCTGCCGGCCGCCGACCTGGAGCGGGCGCTCCAGGGCCGCGGCAGCGTGGACGAGATCGCCCGGCGGGCGCGGCTGGGCGCGGCGGAAGGACCGCCGCCCCGCCCGCCGCTCCTGCGCCCCCGCCTGGACCTGCTGCTGGAGCAGGGACCGTTGCCGACGGATCAGGGCTGGGGCCGGCGCCTGAGCGCTGACATGGGTGCGCTGCTGCGCCCGCTGCCGGGACTGCGGCTGGAGGGGAGCGCACGCCTGACCCTGACGGCATCGCACGGCGACATGCCGGAGGACGGCAACGCCCCGGACCGGGGCCGTGCCGATGCGGCGGCCTTCGCCGCGCGGCGTCTGTCACCGTCACGGCTGATGGCGTCCTGGGCGCTCGCTCCCGCCCCCGGCTGGTCCGTGCTGGCGGAAGCGGGCCTGCTGGAGGAGATGTATGGCGGGGCCGGTGGCGAGGTGATGCTGCGCCCGCCGCTGGCCCGCTGGCGGCTGGGCGCGGAGCTGCACCAGGTCTGGAAGCGCGAGCCGGAGGCCCTGCGCTTCCTGCCCCGGGGCGGTGTCACCACCGGCTTCGTCACCACTGGCTACGACCTGCCGGGCACCAATGCGGAGGTTGCCCTCCGGGCCGGCCGGTATCTGGACGGCGGCTGGGGGGCTGCGCTGGCACTGGAGCGGCGGCTCGGCAGCGGGGCAAGCCTGTCCGGAGAGGTCGGACTTGCCGGCGGCGTCACCGTCGCGCTGGGCCTGACGCTGCCGCTGGGTGCCGTGGCCGAGCCCGTCGAAGGGCGGGCGGCCCTGAGCCTGCACCCGCTGGCCCGCAGGGCGGGGCAGCGGCTGGACCGCCGCGGCGGGCTGGCCGCCCTGACCGATCCGGCCGGCGCAGGCCGGCTGACGCGCGGCTGGCGGCACCTGCTGGACGGGGTGTCCTGAGAGCCGGACCCGGCCGTCAGCGGCGGGCGACGATGGTCCCGCTGGCCGGGTCCAGCACCACGGTCACCTCCTGCCCGTCGCCGTCCACCGCCTCGGCGACGTAGCTCTCCCCCTCCCGGCGGAACGCGCGCACGTCGGAGAAGCCGAGCTGGCTGAAGCGGTTCAGCAACGTGGTCTGCATCACGGAGAGGCGGCGCTGGGCCGGTCCAAGGCGAGCGTCGTCCACCTCGTCGATCTCGACCAGCACCTCCGTGCCGCCAGTGGCGGGAGCCTCCGCCGCGTCCATCCCGCTCCCGGCCCCGCTCCCAGCGGCGGGATCGCCCGGGTCAGGCGCCCTGCCCTGCTGCCCCGGCTGCTGGACCGAAGGTTCCTGGGCCGGCCAGCCCCCCGGACCGCCGGAAGCACCCGTATCCTGCTCCTGCGCCAGCGCCGGCGCGCTTCCCAGCAGCAGGGCCGCCGCCAGTGCGGTCATGGTGCTCGTCCTCATGGATCGTCCCTCGTCCGTTACGGCTGATGCCGGCACAAACACGGGGGGCGGGCGCCGCGTTCCCGCACCTCTCCCCACCCTCTCCCCTTGCGGACGAAGGACATAGGACCATTTGGGGAGACGTATCACCCTGACCCGCACGCTAGGGTCCGGGGTACAGCGGACCGGGGGTGGGGACGGCCGCAGGAGACGAGCATGAGCGAGACGACGACCCTTGAACTCCGGGAACTGGCCAGCAGGATCGCCACGTCCTACACGAAGGCGAATCCGACCCCCGTCCAGGCTCTGCCGGAGGTTATCCAGCTTGCCTATCAGGGACTGCTGAGCTGCACACGCCCACCCGCCCCGCCGCCGCAGGCCCCGGCCCGCAAGCGGCGTGGCCGGCGTAGCCGCGACACCTGATCCCCCGCGACCTGGCCCGGGTGCCTGAGCCGGTTCTGCCGCACTCCATCCGGTTGCCTGGCCCCCTCCTTTCCGGCCCGCAAGCCCCGCTCCTGTGCCCGGGGCTTGCGGCCGCACCCGACCGGACGGTCCCGTGCCGCCCGGAAAGGGGAACTTTTGTCCTCGCGCCCTCGTTATCCGCTCGAACAAGGCCCGACACCCCGAAGGGATCGGCGGGCCTGCGCGAGATTCGGAGGACGCGATGCTCTATTGGGCCCTGATCTTCTTTGTCGTCGCCCTGGTTGCGGGCGTACTCGGATTCGGCGGTATTTCCTCGGCATCGGCCGGAATCGCC
It encodes:
- a CDS encoding acyl-CoA dehydrogenase, giving the protein MIPYNAPIQDIRFTLNHVVDLPAVAALPGYEAASPDLVDAVLEEAGKLARDVLAPINWQGDQEGAVLDNGVVRTPTGFKEAYRAYAEGGWNSVPFDPEHGGQGLPWTLAMPIQEMWNAANMSFALCPMLNQGAVELLTEHGSEEQKRLYLEKMISGEWTGTMNLTEPQAGSDVGAVRSRAVPAGDGTYRITGQKIFITYGEHDFTSNIIHMVLARTPDAPPGVKGISLFIVPKFLVNPDGSPGARNDLRCAGLEHKLGIHASPTAVMAFGDNGGATGFLIGEENRGIEYMFTMMNNARLGVGVQGVGIAERAYQQARDYAKTRVQSRALTGRDPGPVAIINHPDVRRMLLTAKSQIEAARALSYLTASAFDRAKRHPDAEERRRAKALNDLLTPITKAWCTDLGVESASLGVQVHGGMGFIEETGAAQHLRDARIAPIYEGTNGIQANDLVFRKVARDGGETALRLLAEIRDTAAAAKDRPGDDMAVIGGNLADAAAALEQATSWVVETAKSDPAAVAAGAVPYLRMSGIVIGGWLSAKAAIAAQALMAAPGEDRRFLDGKLITTRFYADQILPQVHGLLKPIVEGHRAVMALDAEQF
- a CDS encoding YjbH domain-containing protein; the protein is MTGRTSALLLLFCLLLPGPVRASPPPPEPTGRPDAVLPTDASGWLALETGREGATVSAGIRPLPGLLLGLRQSPDGEAGTDITWQVLPAGHTTPSLLAGVRGLGGDDTDRAGFLATGHGIGPLDLTLGAAWTDSAVRPYGTLRWAPATGDLALSAEAGRVGRLRRPRLAAQWQALPWLTLGAGMEAGSGPFLTLRLTATDATLPRPPARAARLAVTAPGRAVMDVPEEAETAAVAGHAARIAGADATGRVRVDLTAGGLPGARLDLPAADLERALQGRGSVDEIARRARLGAAEGPPPRPPLLRPRLDLLLEQGPLPTDQGWGRRLSADMGALLRPLPGLRLEGSARLTLTASHGDMPEDGNAPDRGRADAAAFAARRLSPSRLMASWALAPAPGWSVLAEAGLLEEMYGGAGGEVMLRPPLARWRLGAELHQVWKREPEALRFLPRGGVTTGFVTTGYDLPGTNAEVALRAGRYLDGGWGAALALERRLGSGASLSGEVGLAGGVTVALGLTLPLGAVAEPVEGRAALSLHPLARRAGQRLDRRGGLAALTDPAGAGRLTRGWRHLLDGVS
- a CDS encoding PepSY domain-containing protein; translated protein: MTALAAALLLGSAPALAQEQDTGASGGPGGWPAQEPSVQQPGQQGRAPDPGDPAAGSGAGSGMDAAEAPATGGTEVLVEIDEVDDARLGPAQRRLSVMQTTLLNRFSQLGFSDVRAFRREGESYVAEAVDGDGQEVTVVLDPASGTIVARR
- a CDS encoding DUF1328 domain-containing protein, with the translated sequence MLYWALIFFVVALVAGVLGFGGISSASAGIAQILFFIFLVIFVVSLIMGLVRRR